In the genome of Raphanus sativus cultivar WK10039 chromosome 4, ASM80110v3, whole genome shotgun sequence, one region contains:
- the LOC108829913 gene encoding histone-lysine N-methyltransferase SUVR5: protein MEVMSCSSSQGAEQVETHGGLLTMDEMLLDVDVEDPTVDVSVLKPELDDSNAEVVIEETENLGNNVEGESSSPSEPKWLQQDEPVALWVKWRGKWQAGIRCARADWPLTTLRGKPTHDRKKYYVIFFPHTKNYSWADMQLVRSIYEFPDPIAYKSHKVGVKMVKDLTVARRNIMRKLTIGMLNIVDQFHSEVVVESGNDIIFWKEFAMEASRSTSYQELARMLVKLHSMILQRYMDQSWLESSFPSWVKRCNEAVNAESVELLKEEFDNCIQWNQVKSISDPQMQLMVLSEWKTWKHDVTKWFSISRRIAAENTAQEEESIFNSDVQASRKRPKLEIRRAETTNASQMEPDTSPQDNNTNAPPVAVVMKDEDVVMSTPVNGTDLWDGIVVEASGSQLVKTRETNDLFARKPFGSGNKSQQCTAFIESKGRQCVRWANEGDIYCCVHLASRFATKAIKNEASPAAAETPMCGGVTVLGTKCKHRSLPGMLYCKKHRPHTEMMPMIPDNNSNSSSHLVKRKAAEMIEPTQYQDVVVPPPLFGETEGSVVVVPNGTTSFTEMLEHCSGNEENLCVGSCSENSYVPCNEFATKHTLYCEQHLPNWLKRARNGKSRIISKEVFVDLLRGCSSREEKLPLHHACDVFYKLFKSLLSLRNSVPVDQQLEWAISEASRDADAGVGSFLMKLVSHEKERLARIWGFNAYEDASESPNQLLAITNGCDDAKGGEETRDEEKWSFVGFACAICLDSFVKPKLLEAHVEERHHVQFAEKCMLLQCIPCGSNFGDKEQLLVHVQAVHPSECKTLTLASESRQTPEAGNSQIVVSQNIESSVHRYVCKFCGLKFNLLPDLGRHHQAEHMGGSNLVTSRGGPKKGLRFNSTYRMKSGRLSRPNKFKKSLGAVSYNRIRNRAGVNMKRRMQDSAKSKTELSPPPSDSTNFDRSADAHCSVVSNILFSKIQKAKLRPNNQDILSAARSACCKVSLENSMEAKFGVLPERVYLKAARLCGEHGVQVIWHLEGYVCSNGCKPFKEPNLLPPLIPREECDRSKIATDAGEASDNGLEVDECHCIMEAHHFSKRPFGKTNVLCSDISFGKEPVPISCVVDEDLLNPEKPWESFTYVTKPMLNPSADLANENVQLTCGCSGSVCSPATCDHVYLFGNDFEEARDIYGKSMRCRFPYDDKERIILEEGYPVYECNDLCGCSRTCQNRVLQNGIRTKLEVFRTESKGWGLRACEHILRGTFVCEYIGEVLDQQEASKRRTQYGEDGCSYIHDVDANINDIGRLIEGESDYVIDATTNGNVSRFINHSCSPNLVTYQVVVESMESPLAHIGLYASADIAAGDEITWDYGRRPVTSGQENGHPCHCRATNCRGCFF, encoded by the exons ATGGAAGTCATGTCTTGTTCGAGCTCACAAGGCGCTGAACAAGTAGAAACTCATGGTGGTCTTCTTACAATGGATGAAATGCTACTTGACGTGGATGTTGAGGATCCAACAGTTGATGTATCGGTTTTGAAGCCTGAGCTGGATGATTCAAACGCAGAGGTAGTTATCGAAGAAACCGAAAATCTTGGTAATAATGTCGAAGGAGAGTCATCATCTCCTTCTGAACCCAAATGGCTGCAACAAGATGAACCTGTAGCTTTGTGGGTGAAG TGGAGAGGGAAATGGCAAGCTGGAATCAGATGCGCGAGAGCAGATTGGCCATTGACAACTTTAAGAGGGAAACCAACTCACGATAGAAAAAAGTACTATGTGATCTTTTTCCCGCATACAAAGAACTACTCGTGGGCGGATATGCAGCTCGTTAGGTCCATCTACGAGTTCCCTGATCCTATTGCTTATAAGTCACACAAAGTTGGAGTTAAAATGGTCAAAGATCTTACCGTTGCTAGACGCAACATTATGAGGAAGCTTACCATTGGAATGCTCAATATAGTTGACCAGTTCCACTcagag GTTGTTGTTGAGTCAGGCAACGATATAATATTCTGGAAAGAGTTTGCAATGGAGGCTTCTAGAAGCACAAGTTATCAAGAACTTGCAAGAATGCTTGTGAAGCTTCATAGT ATGATATTGCAACGGTACATGGATCAAAGCTGGCTCGAAAGCTCGTTTCCTTCATGGGTGAAGAGATGTAACGAAGCAGTGAACGCCGAGAGTGTTGAGCTGCTGAAGGAGGAGTTTGACAATTGCATCCAGTGGAACCAAGTCAAATCCATATCTGATCCTCAGATGCAACTAATGGTGTTGTCAGAGTGGAAAACGTGGAAGCATGACGTTACGAAATGGTTCTCTATATCTCGTCGCATCGCTGCAGAGAACACAGCACAGGAGGAGGAGAGCATCTTCAACTCAGATGTCCAGGCCAGCCGTAAGAGACCAAAACTGGAGATCCGACGTGCGGAGACGACAAACGCATCGCAGATGGAACCTGATACTTCTCCACAAGACAACAACACAAATGCTCCTCCTGTGGCGGTGGTGATGAAAGATGAAGATGTTGTGATGAGCACACCGGTGAATGGTACGGATCTGTGGGATGGGATTGTCGTTGAAGCGAGCGGTTCGCAGCTTGTGAAGACGAGAGAGACGAATGATTTGTTTGCGAGGAAACCGTTTGGTTCGGGGAATAAGAGTCAGCAGTGCACAGCTTTCATTGAATCAAAAGGAAGACAATGTGTGAGGTGGGCTAACGAAGGCGATATCTATTGCTGTGTGCATTTAGCTTCACGTTTCGCCACCAAAGCTATAAAGAACGAGGCATCTCCTGCGGCGGCTGAAACACCAATGTGTGGAGGAGTTACTGTCCTCGGTACCAAATGCAAACACAGATCTCTACCTGGTATGCTCTACTGCAAGAAACACCGTCCCCACACAGAGATGATGCCTATGATCCCTGATAATAATAGCAACTCCTCATCGCATCTTGTTAAAAGAAAGGCAGCGGAGATGATAGAACCGACTCAGTATCAAGACGTGGTGGTGCCGCCGCCTCTGTTTGGAGAAACAGAGGGGAGTGTTGTTGTTGTCCCCAATGGAACCACTAGCTTCACTGAGATGCTTGAGCATTGTAGCGGCAATGAGGAGAACTTGTGTGTAGGTTCTTGCTCAGAGAACAGCTACGTTCCTTGCAACGAGTTCGCTACAAAGCACACGCTGTACTGCGAGCAGCACCTTCCCAACTGGCTCAAGCGTGCGAGGAACGGGAAGAGTCGGATAATATCGAAAGAAGTGTTTGTAGATCTTCTCAGGGGATGCTCCTCGCGTGAGGAGAAGCTGCCTCTGCATCATGCTTGCGATGTGTTCTACAAGCTCTTCAAGAGTCTCTTGTCTTTGAGAAACTCGGTCCCGGTTGACCAGCAGCTCGAGTGGGCGATCTCAGAAGCTTCGAGAGACGCTGATGCTGGAGTTGGGAGTTTCTTGATGAAGCTAGTGTCCCATGAAAAGGAGAGACTAGCTAGGATATGGGGTTTCAACGCTTATGAAGATGCATCAGAATCTCCTAATCAACTCCTTGCCATCACCAATGGCTGTGACGATGCTaaaggaggagaagaaacaaGAGACGAGGAGAAATGGTCGTTTGTTGGATTCGCTTGTGCTATTTGTTTAGATTCTTTCGTGAAGCCAAAGCTTCTGGAAGCTCACGTGGAGGAGAGGCATCACGTGCAGTTTGCGGAGAAGTGCATGCTTCTTCAGTGTATACCTTGCGGCAGCAACTTCGGAGACAAAGAACAGTTGCTTGTACATGTCCAAGCCGTGCATCCTTCTGAATGCAAGACGCTAACACTTGCTTCCGAGTCTCGTCAAACTCCTGAAGCAGGCAACTCACAGATCGTTGTGAGCCAAAACATAGAGAGTAGTGTGCATAGATACGTTTGCAAGTTCTGTGGGTTGAAATTCAATTTATTACCTGACCTTGGCCGTCACCATCAGGCGGAACACATGGGAGGATCGAATCTAGTTACCTCTCGTGGTGGTCCGAAGAAAGGGTTAAGGTTTAATAGTACCTACAGGATGAAGTCTGGTAGGCTTAGCCGTCCAAATAAGTTCAAGAAGAGTCTTGGAGCGGTCTCATACAATAGGATTAGAAACAGAGCTGGTGTGAACATGAAGAGGAGGATGCAAGATTCTGCTAAATCGAAAACTGAGTTATCACCGCCTCCGAGTGATAGCACCAACTTTGATAGATCAGCAGATGCTCACTGCTCTGTGGTTTCCAACATATTGTTCTCGAAGATTCAGAAAGCGAAACTTCGTCCCAACAACCAAGATATCTTGTCTGCTGCTCGCTCGGCTTGCTGTAAGGTGAGCCTCGAGAACTCTATGGAGGCTAAGTTCGGTGTTTTGCCTGAGCGGGTCTATCTCAAGGCGGCGAGACTCTGTGGTGAGCATGGTGTACAAGTGATATGGCATCTGGAAGGTTACGTATGCTCCAACGGATGCAAGCCTTTTAAAGAACCAAATCTTCTACCTCCCTTGATCCCTCGAGAAGAGTGTGATCGATCCAAGATAGCTACAGACGCCGGAGAAGCTTCTGATAACGGTTTGGAAGTGGACGAGTGTCATTGTATCATGGAGGCTCATCATTTCAGTAAGAGACCTTTTGGAAAGACCAATGTTCTGTGCAGTGACATAAGCTTTGGTAAGGAACCAGTTCCTATATCTTGTGTCGTGGATGAGGATCTTTTAAATCCCGAGAAGCCATGGGAAAGTTTTACTTATGTTACCAAACCAATGCTTAATCCTTCAGCGGATCTTGCAAACGAG AACGTGCAACTCACGTGCGGCTGTAGCGGTTCAGTGTGCTCGCCTGCAACTTGTGATCACGTATACCTTTTCGGGAACGATTTTGAGGAAGCTAGAGACATATATGGAAAATCCATGAGGTGTAGGTTCCCATATGATGACAAAGAACGTATCATTCTAgag GAGGGTTATCCTGTTTACGAATGCAATGACCTCTGCGGATGCTCTAGAACATGTCAGAATCGTGTTCTGCAGAATGGAATACGCACTAAACTTGAAGTCTTTAGAACAGAAAGCAAG GGATGGGGATTACGAGCTTGTGAGCATATACTACGTGGCACATTCGTCTGCGAATACATTGGAGAAGTTCTTGATCAGCAAGAAGCAAGCAAGAGGCGAACTCA GTATGGAGAAGATGGTTGCAGCTACATACATGATGTTGATGCTAACATCAACGACATTGGTAGATTAATAGAAGGAGAGTCTGATTATGTTATTGATGCTACTACTAATGGAAACGTCTCTAGATTCATCAACCACAG CTGCTCTCCGAATCTTGTAACTTACCAAGTTGTTGTGGAAAGCATGGAGTCCCCTCTTGCTCATATCGGTTTATACGCCAGTGCAGAT ATAGCTGCAGGAGATGAGATAACGTGGGACTATGGACGCAGACCGGTAACATCTGGACAAGAAAACGGACATCCATGCCATTGTAGAGCTACAAACTGCAGAGGTTGtttcttttag